AAGCAAGGAATGAAGAGGTGATTGAGCTGGACAGAGTGAGAGGGAAGGTGTAAGCAGTGGGCAGAGGATGGAGCAGTGTTATCCTCCAGGGTAACTACAGCTGTTGGTGTTAGTGATGTTAAACCACCTTTTGGTAAAAGACTCATTGGTTGGAAATGTAGTCAATTACCTGGTGCAGGTTTGCCCAGTGCTCGCCTGAGTCATGAGCCCTGACCCTGGCCCCACCCCGTTTCCTGCATCCTACATCCTGCATGAGTCCTGTCCCCGTCTCCTGCACCCTACATCCTGTATGCCAAACCCTAGCCCTGATCCTGACTCCTAAATTCTGCACATTAAACCCTGCCCTCTTGCCCCTCCAAGTTATTATAACAATAGCCTAATATTCAGGCATTTATTGTCTTTGCATGCTTGACCCCTGTAAACACCTTGTGCCTTAGGAACACAACACCTTTAGATAATCCATTGGATACCCCTACAAAATACATTATTATACCTACATCCTAGTAGATACCCCATCATTGTACCTGGAATTCTACACCTTTCTGCACTGCCATGTTCACAAAACCTAGTGCAGAAGTGAAGTGTGAGCTGGTTCAATAGCATGTGTTCTGGCTTTCTAAATACAGAAAAAACTCACATTGGAAGTCTGTAAATCATTGTCCAAGTCTTGACTGGGATATTGTTGATGGAGTTCAGAGGAAGCTTGCCAGGATACTTGAGACCGCAGACGCTGGAAAACTGGATCGggatgcttgaggaactcagtgggtcagtaagcgtctatggaggaaaatgggcaGTCAACATTTCCGGCTTAGACACTTCAGCAGGAGTGGCCAAACGCTGACTGTTCATCTCCCTCCACGGCTGCATTCTGTGTGTCAGGATACTGGCAGCAGTGAGCTATGGGAAGAGATTGGAGACACTGGAACTGTTCTTGTAGCAGAGTTGGTTACAAGGAACAGGTGCTGAAATGAAGGCAGAGCTTTTGAAAGATCTTCTGTGAGGGTTGGTCCAGATTGTTCTCTAAGGGGGAACCAATACTAATACCGTAGATCAGTTTTAATCCATCAGTAATAACACTTTTAGTAACTCCACTGGGCCCAGGTAGCTGAGCTGTACTGCCTATTATTGAGGTATAAAACATGGCAGTGGCTGATTTAAGTTCAGAAGCTGTTCATTGGGACAGGATGCAAACATGAAGCCGCACCTTAAATATCTCTACAGGAACACTTAAAGCTTTTGCCTGCTGGGCCAGAGTGAGTCCTGGGTACAATCATTGGGTAAGTGTTCAGATTTGTCAGCCTCTTCCCGGTgaaggtgtcaacatctcagtggACATAGAGGGCAGAGATGCAAAGTGCTGATGTGCACACAAGAAGGCGTCACCCTCAATAGCCTGGAGTTCCCAACAGCAGCCTTTCTCACTAATAACAACGACCACAGCAAAAAGGGGAAAAAGGCAGGATGAATTCCAAAGTACAATGAGTAACGAAGGCACAGAAGAAATCACTTTTGTAGAAGAGCAATTTATTGTGAAGTTGAACTACACTTTCTAAGTGACGTAATGCCATACAAATATTAAGCAATTCTCGTAGTGTTTGACTGTCAATTGATCTGAATGATTAAAAAGCCCTCACTGACTGTGAAAGGTCTCCATGCTCCTTTATTCTAATTCAGTCAGCATTATATTAGTTAATTCAGTAAACATTATTGTATCTCAGTGTTACTGGCCAAAAATTGAAAGTGATTCATTTCTCTGCGATAGGAGTTTATAGGAGGAGAtaggaggaagagaaaaaaacataTGGTGGAAAATATTTCTCTTTCATATATTTCCATATGCTTTATAAATCTTATGAAAAGGTATTCTCAAACAAAAGAATCTTAAAACCATAGGGACAACCTAGAGTGGTGACAAAGCCGAAGTTAAAACCAGCATTGCTGAGCTTTCACATCAGTTTGACTGATGGTGAAAATGATCTCACTGAGGAACTGTCAGTCAATACTGTCTTCTGGCCATTTCATTTGATGGAGAAAGCTCCATTTTCCTTGCCGGGAGCTTCCATATCGCTCCAGCTCTAATCCTGCTACCCCGGACCTCCAGCCTATCAAACCTTGTGTCGTCTTTGGTACGGCAGGAGATGGAGCCACCTGCAGAAACAAAGGTGGAGATTGTCAATGAAAACTAGAGTAAGtagaatggaaacaggcccttgggcccgactcaaccatgccaaccaagatgaccATCTACATTAGTCTCATTCACCTGAGCTTGGCTCAtaaccctctaaacctttcctatccatgtatagGTCAAAAAGCCTATTAAATGCCGTTAAGCATATCTGCCTCAACtatttctctggcagctcattccgttgacactaagtggccactttattagatacctcctgtacctaataaagtggccagtgagtgtatgtttgtggtctgctgctgctgtagcccatccacttcagggttcgacatgttgtgcgttcagagatactcttctgcacaccacgatTGTAACACATGGTCTTACTGagatactgttgccttcctgtcagcttgaaccaatctggccattctcctctgatctctctcatttacaaggcatttttgtccacagagtTGCTGCACACTAACCCTGACCTTGTATAAACTATAGCAACTGTTGTACATTAAAATCcctagagatcagcagtttctgagatgctcaaaccaccccatctggcaccaacaacatggtcaaagttacttggatcacatttctttctcatgctaatgtttggtctgaacaacaacaactgaacctcttgacaatttctgcatgcttttatgcattgagttgctgtcacgtgattggctgattggatatttacattaacaaacaGATGTACGTAATGAAGTGGACACTGAGTATATATGCCAGAACCCGCATGAAGTGGTTGTACTTCAAGACTCTTTTAAATCTTtactctctcactttaaacccatgccctcttctttacaacatagaacataacaaCACAATACATGTCCTtaggctcacaatgttgtgcccatcCTTTAATCTACTCAAAGATCAATatagcccttccctcctacatagtcctcatTATTTgatcatccttgtgcctatctaagagtttaatgttcctaatgtatttgcctctaccaccaccccagtggtAGTAGATTCTCTATCCTGGAGAAAAAATATTGTGTGAATTCacccacaagatgctggagggactcaggaaGTCATGCAGTATCCATGTTTGCTtcctgccttgctgagttcctccatcatttgtgtgcattgctcaagatctccggcatttgcaaaatctcttgtgtgcaATCACCCTATCtgtgctcctcatgattttatgcacccctataaagtcacccctcagtcttgTACCTTCCAAGAAATAAAATCCTAGCATGCCCAACCTTTCCCGATAGCTCAGACCCTCGGGTCCTGACGGAATTCTCATAAATGTTTGcacataaatgaataaatgtaaTAAAACATATATTGATggacaagtgagatggaaaatgTTGATAGACAAAGTGAAAGGTGGAAAGATGACCAGCagtgaatgctggaaatactcaacaaacAGATCCGACAGCATTTCTGAAGAGAGGAACAAAGGCAATGTTTCAGGACCACAACTTGGAAGCAGGGAGATGGAAGAGTCGGTGTGATGTGGGAAAGACCAAAAAGGAAAATCGGTGTTCGATTACATGACTAAAATGATGATGCAgcaaagggaaaggggaagggagagatggtCAGGAGACTGTATGGTGGGCTAGGAGGAGGTTTAGGCTTATTAGCACAGCTACCAGAAGCACAGGGGTTTGCTGAGGAACTGGAGGGCATATTAAATTTGGAAGGCTGCAGATGCTTATGTGATAGGATAGGAAAATAGAGATGGTTAGATCAGATACAGCCATGAACAAAAAAGTATAGGTGTAGGTTGATATAGATATACATGGCACTTTCATACACAGTTAATAGTTTACAGTTGGAATAATGAGAAGGCAACATGTTATTTTCCTTCATATGCCTCTAAATTTTTTTAGAACTTGTGTAATTGCAAATCAGGTATAAGAAATGGACTCAGACCTGTTCTATTTGCTAAGATCCTAGCCAATTCCAATGCAACCCTGCATTCCCACTGTCCATGGCAACATTTCACACCTTGTGAGGTCCATCAAGAATCTTGCAATCTTAAGGACATATTTTATTCTGAGGAATGGACATGAATGGAGGAGTCTGATAGGTGGAGAGGTGCATTGGACCTGACACAAGGTGGAGAGCAGGTGGCAAAGATTTAGAATTGAACACATTGGAATTGTATCAGCAAATACAAATTCTTAGATACAAAGCTGAAGCAATCTTTTGTTCCACCCCCGCCCCACCAACTCTGCCTCATGATTATCTGTTATTTCTTTCTGGTGGGAGGTATTTGGTGCTTCTCTTGATGGTTTAATTAGGACCTTCGTATGTTCACCATTTTCAACAGTGCCTGTACACAGATGAGAATAGGATTAGGAAAAGGGGTTCTTATTTGTGTAGGGGAATATTCACCTAAAGGAACACCTGTGTGAATGCTGTAACTTTTTTGTGTTGCTACCTAGGCTCCTGCGAGCTTTCCAAAAAAGAAAGCTGCGGACTTAGGGAGTGGGGGAGAAAgtactgttctgtttttgttacaCTGGTGCACGAGGTCTGAAAACTTGGAGGGTGAGAAAAGGTCATAACCATAGAATTCACCCAGTAAACTGTGTGCTGATCAGCGCCAGATTAGGGAGCATCCTGCAATTTTGACCCAGGAGCCCAGATTACGAGGATCTTTAAAAGCAAAGACTATTTGCATTGTTTAATTAGCACCATCAGGCACTCATTTCCCTCCAGTACTGGATGTCTGATCCTGATTATGGTGGCTTTGAACAAGTTGTGTGCCATGCAGTGCCGGCTCTGACCTCAGTGTAAAAATCAGGCATGCTGACAGTGTCAGAGCTGTTGACTCACAGGTGGGGTTGAGTGGTCATTATCCGTGCTGCCAACAGTCATGCAGTGTGAATCTGCCCACAGTATTCTGAATGACGCTCACCTCCAAATCCCTGTCACCATCTATCATGTACTGAGCTGTATACCTCCAGAATTACTCACCTCCATTCAACATGCAGACTCttattcatcagaatcagaatcaggtttaatatcaccggcataggtcatgaaattcgttaactttacgacagcagtataatgaaatacatgataaatcaaTATAGAGAACAGAAAAAACTGAGATATATTAAGTTTATATAtgcctattaaatagttaagttaaaatatgtagtgtaaaaaaaaaataaaaactcagtgaggtagtattcatgggaattggatggcagaggggaagaatcactgagtgtgtgtcttcaggcttctgtacctcctacccgatggtaacaatgtgaagagggcatcgATCCATATCCACACCCTCCTTCCTGCACACTGCATCCCTTAAGTGCAGAGATGTCAAACAACTATTGCTCATTATCCTTCAGTTCCATTTGCATTGCCCAAGACCTGTCCTTTGTGTTCTTGCTTGTCCCCATCACCGCTTCCTTTAACCTTGCATCAACATCACTATTTGTCACCTGATTGCTCCTGCTCTGCAGCCTGACACACTCctttcctttcctccttccccctcatgcCCCTCTCTTCCCCTTAATTAAAATCTATAACTTAAGCGGCAGAAAATGGATGGGACGCTCAGCGTTTGTGGAGAGCTGGACAATTAGCACCCCCGGTCAATGATTCCCCAGGTGCCGACCAGCCTGCTGAAGTTCCCTAttctttcctgtttttatttcagatttccagcatctgcagtttctaaaAACTGTTTCATACATTAACATTACAGCATGTAACACTTACTTGGGAAAGCCATTTGGAAAAAAAGAATTGGCCACTGATGCCTTATGCCATCCTTGCCCTAACTCTGATAACTTcactgtgtctctttcaccactTCCCTGTGTGGGTGAGGTTCGTAGCTTTCACGCTGGAAAACAGCACAAGAAGAGTCAGCACCTTCTCACTGGCTGCAGGTACCCAGCAGTCTTGTCACTTCATCGTATCATTTCATGTGCCACATCTAAAGCTCTTGTGTTACCTGGAGTGTCTGGCTAGTGACAATGTCCTGTATGAGATGGGTTCTTGACCGTGACATCGTACAACCACAGGGAGGTCCACGACTACTTTTCCCTTCTACTTCTACTTGCAATGCATTCAACTGCAAATCTTTGCCACCTGCACCCAACCTTTAGTCAGCTCTCATGCATCTCTGCCAATCAAACTCATCTGTCTTGCCAATTCCccagaataaacaatcaatgtaacTTTGGATTCAAAGTTTGTAAATTGCCTTCATTGCTGATCTGAATAGCAATTATGCAGCCGGTAAGAGCTGGCAGACCTACATTCAAAGTTTTcagaacggcttcttcccctctgctgtcagatttctgaattgtccgTGAACCCATGATAACTACTTCTTTTACACTATTTTATTATAACTTATAGTCCTGTTTTATTTCTTTCACTACATTGCTCCACAATGCAACAAATTTGGCAACATACTGCATGTCAGATAATTACCTGATCCTGATATGCTGTGACTGCTTTTTCGAACCTCCAAAATGAACctctttgttctaattgtgttatctcttgtaaaagttgtgtttaattgatgtttaatttatgtttttcttgtgaatgctgtgccTCTAATCCTATGTGccagtgatgctgttgcaagtgtTTTATTACATTAGCCAAGATTCAGCAGAACAAAAGCCCAGCCAACCTGGATGTACTTGCTGACTGGAGATGCAGGGCGAACTTTCAGGTGTTCGGGAGTAAGCAGTCTGCATTTATTTCTCAGTTTCTCCTGTTCAGCCTCAATCTGAAAGGAATCAAACCACAATGATTACATTGGCTTCTCATTAAGCACAAGGTTTTACATCTCAGCACAGACTTTGCAGAGTTTCTGTCCACACATTTACCATATTTGAGTTTAGAGCACCTGTGAACATGTTGTGCTTGCACATGTTCACTTGGCAGGGATGCTGTGGTAAGAATCCTGTTCCTTGCCCAGGAGAGGCTAAGGAAATGTCAGTTGTAACTCAGCTATTGCCCAAGCTGGGAGTGCCAGGTGGACCAGGATTTAGACCAAATGGACCCAGAAAGTGGGAAAATATGGCAATGTAACCACTCCTGCAAGGGAGCATGGGAATAtctggaggccattcagccccttgtcaCTTCCGTCAATAAATGAGATCATAACCGTTTTGCAACTCAAGTCTAGTCACGTCATAAAGTTCCAGAGAGGTTCAACATGTaaccagacccttcagcccactgagtctgtgctgaccatcaaccacctgtTTACACTAATCCTGCATAACATCTTTATGGGGGGCGGGgaatggagcacccagaagaaaccaccgctatggggagaatgtgcaaactccactcaatGTCAAGACTAAATCCAGGTCTCTGGCACCGTGAGGCAGTGGTTCTATTTGCTGGACCACTCAGCTGCATGTTGTGCTTAGGAAACACCCAACAATGACAATTATGGAATGTTTGATAAACGTAGCCTCAAGTCTAAAGAGTTTTAGGTTTCCAGCTGTGTGAAGGAATGGTTCTCAACATTATTTCATGTAGTAAATTCACAGGATTCTTTCCTTTTAAGCCACCAGCCCAGAATCCCTTTGATGAACCATTTCAGCCAGTTCTGGGGGCAGGGGCGAGCGGTCTTCGTGGTAGCCAGTGTTTGTCTGTGACTTATGGAATTGGTGGTACAGGTCCGGTCCTTGTCCCTCTTGCAGCCCCTTCCAGACACCAGAGAGTTTTGTTCAGTTTCTCCCAATCCCAACGCTGAACTTTCTAAAACCATGGCCCAACCAGGGATGTGTCTCTTCAGTCTAATACAGATGGTGAATGGGATCATTCTAAAACTGTGCATGAAACATGCAGCAGCGTCTGACAACCCCGAGTTCAAAACAGCAAGCTACTTCCACActgacacaaagtgctggaggaactcagcagtttaggcagcAGCCATAGAGGGAAGTAGAGAGTTGATGCTTTGTGCTGAGACGCTCCATCAGAGTTGCCTGGATCCCTGGATGCTGATTGTTGTGGTAGTTAGTGGGTTAATGCCACTCACACATGGGAGGGGTTCACATATTGTACAAAGGgcgttatcaataaagttcagttgaatggCCTGCATGCTGCCATGCTGGTGTGGGTTTGCACTCTCTctcataacaaacacaacatggtgtcagaagtcattGATTGTCGATGAAATCATGCTGCAGACCAAGCAGGAGGTCCAATAAGCAAGAATTTACAGTAAGATTGTTCTTGTTTGCATATATCTACAAAACAAATCCAAAGTTTTATTAACCTACACTGCCTATGCTAGTTGCTAACTGCATGTGCATGAGCTGAGACCTGGCCAGGGTTGCTAGGCAACGCCTTTGCactgacaataggtgcaggagtaggccattcggcccttcgagccagcactgccattcactgtgatcatggctgatcatccacaatcagtaccccgttcctgccttctcccatatcccttgactccactatctttaggagctctatctaactctttcttgaaagcatcctgagaattggcctccactgccttctgaggcagagcattccacagatccacaactctctgtgtgaaaaagtttttcctcaactccgttctaaatggcttaccccttattcttaaactgtggcctctggttctggactcccccaacatcgggaacatgtttcctgcctctagcatgtccaatcccttaataatcttatatgtttcaatcagatcccttctcatccttctaaaatccagtgtatacaagcccgtcgctccaatctttcaacatatgacagtcccgccatcctgggaattaacctcatgaacctacgctgcactccctcaataactagaatgtccttcctcaaattttttgaccgaaactgcacacaataatccagatgtagtctcaccagggctctgtacaactgcagaaggacctctttgctcctatactcaactcctcttgttatgaaggccaacatgccattagctttcttcactgcctgctgtacctgcatgcttactttcagtgaaaCTGCACCCGGAAGAGGATACATTGTAACAATCTGTGAACCACTAGCCTGGGGAAGTGCACAGGGACACAGACATGGCAAAGAAGTCAGTCAAGCTCTCAAGGAGAGAGAAAAGTATTTTTGTAGTCCAAATAAATAaactaataaataagcaaacaggAAAGTAGAGCAAATATCTGCAGCACCTACATCTACTTACCTAATGAAGACCCCCCCACCCAGAGAGAGTCCTCTGTAAACTAGGGGACTTTGAGAAATGGCTCAGATGTTTTGAGGGATTTAAGGTTGCAAGCAATCTCACTCAGGCTTCAGAAGAGCATCAAGTAGgcacactgatatactgcatggATGACGAAGGAGATGACATCATGGGTGGATTAGAACTGACAGATGCTCAGAAACAGAattacaaaacagtgcaggacaaattcaaagaatatttcacaggaaaatgaaatgtgatatatgagaggaaacaaggtgcagtcagaaagactacagaaagaggtgacagtaaagctc
The sequence above is drawn from the Mobula hypostoma chromosome 2, sMobHyp1.1, whole genome shotgun sequence genome and encodes:
- the LOC134336961 gene encoding ciliary microtubule inner protein 1-like isoform X1, with the protein product MYLSCAFTTLGLHSHEGSHNVTLDYRRDCQLTHSDDRVTERTNLLKSETEAAKKWANRWGFLVTQRNQIEAEQEKLRNKCRLLTPEHLKVRPASPVSKYIQVAPSPAVPKTTQGLIGWRSGVAGLELERYGSSRQGKWSFLHQMKWPEDSID
- the LOC134336961 gene encoding ciliary microtubule inner protein 1-like isoform X2; amino-acid sequence: MAGKSGTDIKIHNYVAADKQWTNLLKSETEAAKKWANRWGFLVTQRNQIEAEQEKLRNKCRLLTPEHLKVRPASPVSKYIQVAPSPAVPKTTQGLIGWRSGVAGLELERYGSSRQGKWSFLHQMKWPEDSID